The following are encoded in a window of Hemicordylus capensis ecotype Gifberg chromosome 12, rHemCap1.1.pri, whole genome shotgun sequence genomic DNA:
- the IFT22 gene encoding LOW QUALITY PROTEIN: intraflagellar transport protein 22 homolog (The sequence of the model RefSeq protein was modified relative to this genomic sequence to represent the inferred CDS: substituted 1 base at 1 genomic stop codon) → MLKLKILFVGPAKAGKSVLANFLSETTETINDTYKGPLYIPTQGVRILEYENPLLSRNSKEARCRSELWDCGGNPRFENCWPALMKNSHGVVIVFNPDXSSHVKEIESWYSGFVHQQQLLDSQCLLVAHHKPGTASDSEDLTLSGSLNRLQLIHSFLEEKPEDVRSAFSKYLKSIINLANENRDREEMLIIT, encoded by the exons ATGCTGAAACTGAAGATCCTCTTTGTCGGCCCCGCCAAG GCTGGGAAATCTGTCTTGGCAAACTTCTTGTCGGAGACCACAGAAACGATCAATgacacataca agggaccactgtatatcccAACACAAGGAGTAAG GATCCTGGAATATGAGAATCCACTTCTCAGCAGAAACAGCAAAGAAGCCAGGTGCCGCTCTGAACTGTGGGATTGTGGGGGGAATCCAAG GTTTGAGAACTGCTGGCCAGCTCTGATGAAAAATTCCCATGGAGTCGTCATTGTCTTCAATCCAGACTAGTCCAGTCACGTGAAGGAAATTGAATCGTGGTACTCGGGCTTTGTCCATCAGCAACAGTTGCTTGACAGTCAGTGCCTGCTGGTCGCTCATCACAAACCAGGCACCGCATCCGACAGCGAAGACCTCACCTTGT CCGGCTCTCTGAACAGACTGCAGCTGATCCACTCCTTCCTGGAGGAGAAGCCTGAAGATGTACGCTCGGCATTCTCAAAGTATCTTAAAAGCATTATCAACTTGGCGAACGAGAACCGTGACCGGGAAGAGATGCTGATTATCACGTAG